A window of Halobacillus naozhouensis genomic DNA:
AAGACTGCAAGCTTAGACGTATCTAAACTTGGATTAGCTTCATGTATTTCGCGCATTTTCTGATCCACAAGACTAGATACCATGCGGATATGGTGCGGCTCTTCATGCCCAACAATTGTGTACGAGCGATTGTTAATCTCAACGGTGATTCTTCTTCTGTTTTTATCTGATTGGGACACATCCATACCCCCTTGATTCTCAAGTCCTAAGCATAATAGTAACATGAAGCTGAACATTTGGGAAACCAAAAAGTATTAATAACTCTGTTCTGTTCATGTTTCTAATTTGCTATACTGATTTTATACTTTTCAATAGAGAGGACTTAACTATGTCACAAGTTGTTCTAACCTTACCTAAAGAAAAACTTCAGGAAATGCAAAGTTATTATAAACAAAGTCTGAAGGCCACACCCCAGAATGCTGCTTTTGCAGCCAAAACACCAAGTTGTACAATCACAGCGTACAACTCTGGAAAAGTACTTTTTCAAGGAAAAGCTCCGCAGCAGGAATCAGATAAATGGGGAAAATCCGCTGCTCAATCTTCCTCTAAAAAGTCAAAACCAAAATCCACTCATCGATTTCATCCCGATAAAGCGTTGTTTGCCCAATCCCATATTGGGTCAGATGAAGCCGGAACTGGTGACTTTTTCGGTCCGATAACTGTGGCTGCGGCCTATGTAAAAGATCATCAAATTGGCCAGTTGAAAGCAATCGGGGTAAAGGATTCAAAACACCTCAGTGACAAACAAATCACACATATCGCTAAACAAATTGTGGAAATGAATATTCCTTACAGTCTGCTGCGTTTAGATAATATGAAATATAATGAATGGCAGGAGAGGGATTGGACACAAGGCAAAATGAAGACAATGCTTCACCATAAAGCTTTAGAAAATTTGCTTACAAAAATTGCGCCTGAGCAGCCGGCTATTCTGGTTGACCAATTCTCCCAGCCTGACGTTTACGCAAAACACTTGAAATCTGAACGTAAACAGCTTCAGAAGAACATATTCTTTATGACCAAAGCCGAAAGCTATTCCACGTCTGTCGCTGTCGCTTCCATTATTGCCAGGTCGAGTTTCGTGAAAGCGATGAATCAAATTGAGATGGACACCGGGCTTCCTATTCCTAAAGGAGCTTCAGGAACCGTTGACAAAGCGGCAGCAAAAGTTATTACCGTTTATGGAGAAGACAAACTGCGTGAAATTGCCAAAATACATTTTGCTACTTTAGAGAAAGCCCGAAAATTAACGTAGCCACAAACAAAGCGTGCCATAAAATGGCACGCTTTTGTTACGCTCTATTTAGCAAAACTAACCGCGGAGCTCAGCCCGGTGAGTTTGTTTAACGGCTTCAAGAATTTGATTGTGAGCTTCTTCTACTTCCTTATCCTTCAATGTTCGTTGTGGATTTAAATAAACAAGGTTAAAAGCCAGTGATTTCTTCCCGTCTTCAAGATGTTCGCCCTGATAAACATCAAAGACCTGTACAGCCTGAATGAGCGGATCTCCGGCCTCGGCAATCGTCTTTTCAATATCAGCAGCAGGTATAGATTCGTCTACAACTAAGGCAATGTCTCGACTCACCGCCGGATATTTAGGTATTGCTCGAAAGCCTTCTTCTTTCGTGTACATGTTGAAGAGCTCCTCAATATTTAGATCAAACACATACGTTTCCTTTAATCCCATTTCCTTTTGGAGTTTCGGATGGACTTGTCCAAGGAACCCAACCGTTCTCCCACCGGATTTAATGAGAGCCGTTCTTCCAGGGTGCATGTGATCAATCTTTCCTTTCTCAAATGAAACAGACAGATCCAGCTTAGCAGCCAGCCCCTCAACAATTCCTTTTACAACGAAGAAATCGACAGCCTTTTTCTCTTGCTGCCATAGATGACTTACCCATTCACCCGTTAAGGCACCAGAGGCTCGCAGTGTTTCAACAGGCTGTTTCGTGACTCGTTCTTCTTCATTGATGAAAACTTGACCAATTTCATAATACCCCAGGTTATTTTGTTTACGTGCAGTATTATAGGCTAGCGACTGAAGCATCTCAGGAAGTATGCTTAGACGAAGATGGCTATGATCTTCACTCATTGGCATAGCCAATTTAACAGGTTGCTTGGCCTGATTAGCAATCTCCACGCTTACAAGCATGGCGGCTCTTTTTTCACTAGTAAGTGAATACGTAATTACCTCATCTAAGCCTGCCCCTTCAAGGTATGTCTTGATTTCACGCTTCAACTTTTGATTCTGTGACAATCCGCCTGCCTGTGAAGCACCTTGTGGAAAAGTATACGGCAGTTGATCATACCCGTATATACGAGCCACTTCTTCAAGCATATCCTCAAACTGGGTGACATCTCCCCTTCTCGTCGGTACGGAAATTTGAAAATCATCTCCGGATTGAGTGAATGTAAATTGAAGGCGATTGAGAATATTCGCGATTTCTTTTGTTGAAATTTCAGTCCCTAACCGATCATTTATGCGCTGGGTATCAATGGACACTTTTCGCTCGGTCCGATCAAGTTGATCAAACTTAGCAACTCCTGAAAGTACACTGGCACCTGCGTATTTTTCTAAAAGCTCACATGCTCTTTGGCCTGCTCGCTCTACTCGATTTGGATCCACTCCTTTTTCAAAACGTGTACTTGATTCACTGCGTAGTCCATGATCCTTGGAGGACTGTCTCACAACAGCTGGATCAAAATAAGCAGCCTCCAGCAAAATCGTTGTGGTGCTCTCGTTAACCTCAGAATCTGCCCCGCCCATTACACCAGCAATCGCCTGTGGCTTAGTACCGTTTGTAATGACTAAATGATCTGGTGTTAATGTGCGTTCTTGATCATCTAACGTCACAATCGTTTCGCCGTCTTTTGCTTTACGGGTTACGACTTCTTTAGAGCCGAAACGATCGTAATCAAAAGCGTGAAGCGGCTGTCCATATTCAAGCAATACATAGTTTGTGATGTCCACTACGTTATTAATCGGGCGAATTCCAGCTGCCGTTAAACGATTTTGTATCCATAACGGAGACGTTCCTACTTTTACATCTTTGATTATAAACGCACCATAGTAAGGATTGGCCTCTTGGTCTTCAACCGTGACAGATAGATATTCTGATGCTTTCTCCGAAACAGGATGGACTTCCTCAACAGCCAATTCGTACTCACGACCCAGAGCTGCCGCCACTTCATAGGCTACCCCAGCCATGCTTAGACAGTCTGCCCTGTTTGGCGT
This region includes:
- the rnhC gene encoding ribonuclease HIII, whose amino-acid sequence is MSQVVLTLPKEKLQEMQSYYKQSLKATPQNAAFAAKTPSCTITAYNSGKVLFQGKAPQQESDKWGKSAAQSSSKKSKPKSTHRFHPDKALFAQSHIGSDEAGTGDFFGPITVAAAYVKDHQIGQLKAIGVKDSKHLSDKQITHIAKQIVEMNIPYSLLRLDNMKYNEWQERDWTQGKMKTMLHHKALENLLTKIAPEQPAILVDQFSQPDVYAKHLKSERKQLQKNIFFMTKAESYSTSVAVASIIARSSFVKAMNQIEMDTGLPIPKGASGTVDKAAAKVITVYGEDKLREIAKIHFATLEKARKLT
- the zapA gene encoding cell division protein ZapA translates to MDVSQSDKNRRRITVEINNRSYTIVGHEEPHHIRMVSSLVDQKMREIHEANPSLDTSKLAVLTAVNTMNEYIKLKEECTELMNYIDKIEKEDDD
- the pheT gene encoding phenylalanine--tRNA ligase subunit beta gives rise to the protein MLVSLNWLNQYINVRDYQPEDLAEIITKTGIEVESVEPVAEKVTGVVVGHVVSCEQHPNADKLSLCQIDVGTETLQIVCGAPNIAEGQYVPVAVPGAVLPGNFKIKKTKLRGEESNGMVCSLQELGVDEKDVPKEYHDGIFVFPEDVQAGENAVSLLNLDDIIIELGLTPNRADCLSMAGVAYEVAAALGREYELAVEEVHPVSEKASEYLSVTVEDQEANPYYGAFIIKDVKVGTSPLWIQNRLTAAGIRPINNVVDITNYVLLEYGQPLHAFDYDRFGSKEVVTRKAKDGETIVTLDDQERTLTPDHLVITNGTKPQAIAGVMGGADSEVNESTTTILLEAAYFDPAVVRQSSKDHGLRSESSTRFEKGVDPNRVERAGQRACELLEKYAGASVLSGVAKFDQLDRTERKVSIDTQRINDRLGTEISTKEIANILNRLQFTFTQSGDDFQISVPTRRGDVTQFEDMLEEVARIYGYDQLPYTFPQGASQAGGLSQNQKLKREIKTYLEGAGLDEVITYSLTSEKRAAMLVSVEIANQAKQPVKLAMPMSEDHSHLRLSILPEMLQSLAYNTARKQNNLGYYEIGQVFINEEERVTKQPVETLRASGALTGEWVSHLWQQEKKAVDFFVVKGIVEGLAAKLDLSVSFEKGKIDHMHPGRTALIKSGGRTVGFLGQVHPKLQKEMGLKETYVFDLNIEELFNMYTKEEGFRAIPKYPAVSRDIALVVDESIPAADIEKTIAEAGDPLIQAVQVFDVYQGEHLEDGKKSLAFNLVYLNPQRTLKDKEVEEAHNQILEAVKQTHRAELRG